Sequence from the Corallococcus sp. EGB genome:
CGCCTTGATGGCCTTGATGGACTCGGCCACCGCCGCCTGCACCGCGGCGTCCGCCTCCCCCTGCACCGCCTGGAGGCAGTCGAGCCCCTTGGGCTCCAGCAGCGCGCCCAGCCCCTTGGCCACCGCCGCGCGCACCAGCTCGCTGGGGTCCTTGAGGCCGCCGCACAGGGGCGTCACCGCTTCAGGGTCCTCGGTGGCGCCGAGCACCAGCGCGGCCTGGGAGCGCGCACGCGGATCCTTCCCCTTCTCCAACTGACGACCCAGGAAGGTGATGCGCGAGTCCCCCTGCGCCAGCGCGGCGCACGGCAGCAGGAGGAGGAAGGGCAGGAGGACTGTCGGCAGCCGCATGGGGATGGGCAAAGAAGTGCCAACAGTGTAGCCGCGATTTACCTGTCCACGACAGTTGCCTCTCAGGGCAATCGCGCACACCTTGCAGGCGCACAAGGGGCGACGTCCTCAGGAAGAGGACGGCTGGGGTGCGGGGGACCCGAGGCGGGTCACTCCAGGCTGGGGGAGCCATGAAGCGCGGAGTCATCCTGACGGGTGTTCTTCTGCTGGCGGGGTGGTTGAGCGGATGCCGCGACTCGGACCGGCTGGCGTCGGTGGGCAAGCCGCGGCCTCCCGGGCCCGCGCCGGTGGAGGGCGCGCCCACCCTTCCCGACTCCGATACCGCCCGGCCTCCGCCCGGAAGTCCTCCGCCGGAGCCCGAGGTGGTGGAGCCGCCGCCGGATCCGGAGGCGGAGGTGCTGGACCCCACGCCCATCCCGACGACGGACGGCGTCCCGGCGCCCCTGCCGGGTGTCTACACGGACAAGGGCGAGGCGCCGGAGACGGACCTCATCCGGGGGCTGGTGTCCTTCCCCATCCGCGACGAGCGCGCGCTCGAGCAGCGCATCGCGGACATCTACAAGCCGGGCGGCTCCGGCTTCCGCAAGTACATGACGCAGTCCGAGTGGATGGCGAAGCACGCCCCGCGGGAGAAGGACGTCACCCTCGTCACGGACTGGCTGAAGACCCAGGGCATGCAGGTGCCCTTCGTCGCCACCAACCGGCTGCTGGTGCAGTTCGTGGGGACGGTGGGCCAGTTCAACAAGGCCTTCGGCGTGAAGCTGCGCATCCTGGAGCGCAAGTCGCCCCAGGGCGGGAATGATCCGCACGACGTCTACGGCCTCACGGAGACCCTCAAGGCCCCCACGTTCGTGCAGCAGCGCATCCACGCCCTCGTCGCGCTGGACCTGCCGGCGGAGACGGGCGCGATGCCGGGCGAGTTCGGCCAGCCGTCCACGGACAAGCCGGACCCCGTCAGCAAGGGCCTCACGCCGCAGCAGGTGGCGCGCGCGTACAACGTGGACTCGCTCTACGCGCAGGGCCACCAGGGCCAGGGCACGAAGCTGGGCGTGGTGATTGGCGCCGGCTTCCGGTGGAAGGACGTGCGCGCCTTCTGGAAGATGTGGGGCATCGAGCGCGAGGACCCGAAGGTCATCCAGACGATGGAGCCGCCCGTCACGCGCTACCGAGAGGGCACGCTGGACGTGGAGTGGGCCGCGGCGATGGCGCCCAAGGCGGACGTCCTCGTCTACATGGGCCCGGACGCGCGCAACACGTCCATGCTCTTCACCTTCAACGAGGCCATTGGCCGCGGCGAGGTGTCCGTCATCACCACGTCCTTCGCCCACCGCGAGGACTCCGAGCCGCGCGCCGTGCACGAGCAGTACAGCGCGTCCGGCATGATGGCCGCCGCCCTGGGCATCACCGTCACCGCCGCGAGCGGCGACTCCGCGGGCGTGGACACGCCGGGCTCCAGTCCGTACGTCACCGCCGTGGGCGGCACACAGTTGAAGATGAACGGCATGACGGTGACGGGCGAGAAGGCCTGGTACTACTCCGGCTCCGGCATCAGCCGCTCCTTCACCACGCCCGAGTGGCAGAAGGGCCTCGTCCCGCTGCCCGCCAAACGCGCGGTGGTGGACGTCGCGCTCAACGCGGACACGGGCTACTGGTACACGTGGCTGGGCGTCACCTCGCCCAACACCGGCACGTCGTTCGCGTCGCCCATCTTCGCGGGGCTCGTCGCGGTGGTGAACGGCGCGCGCTCGGAGGAGGCGAAGCCGCCGGTGGGCTGGCTCAACTCGCAGCTCTACACGCTGCCCACCGTCCAGAAGACGTTCCGCGACATCACGGAGGGCTACACCGACAAGCAGTACGAAGCCGGGCCGGGCTGGGACATCCCCACCGGCTGGGGCGCACCCGACGCGGAGGGACTGCTGCGGACCCTGCCTTGAGCAGGCAGGCGACCTAGGGCGGACGGGCACTCGAGCCCCGCTCCGGCTGTCATCCCGGATTGACGGGATGCGAATGCATGCGCAGGGCGTGCTGTTCGGGAGAGGACCATGTCCTTGTCCCCTCCCCTGCGCATGTCCTTGTCCTGCCTCCTGCTCCTCGCGGCCGCTTGCGGCAATGCCGGCCCGGGAACGAGCACGGCCGTGGCGGAGTCTCCCTCCGCGTCCGCTCCGGGGACCTCTGTCCAGACGCCTGCTTCGCCCGCGCCCGTGGAGGACGTGAGCCAGACCCCCACGACCGGGACGCCGGTCGTCACCACGCCCGCTCCCTCGACGAGCGTGTGCTCACCGCTCAGCTCGCTGACCAGCCTGGCGGGCAACCTGACGACGTGGCTGCAGACGGCCCCCATCACCGCGGCCAACAGCGGCGGCTTCAAGGAGCCGGGCGGCACGGAGCTCGCCGCGTTCGAGGGCGCCTTCCGCGCGCTGCTCACCGAAGGCCCGACGGCGCAGGGGGTGCAGGACCTGGCGAAGCTGGGCTACGGCGTTTCCACCTTCCGCAACGACACGGGCGGCGGCTGGCTGGTGGTGCGCGAGCTGGGGCTGCTGTCTCGCGGCGGCGGCACCTTCATCGTCAACCTGTTCCCCGCGCGCGACCTGTGGCTGGAGGCGCCGCACGCGGACTCTGATGAGGGCACGCTGCGTCAGACGGCCTCGCAGCTGGTGACGCTGGGCGCTCGCGCGCTGCTCATCACCGGCAGCAACCGCTGCGCCGTCACCACCGCCAGCCCGTGCAGCGGCACCACCAGCGTGTGCGGCACGAAGGGCCTGCGCATCTCCGACGCCGCGCACTACGGCAACAACTTCTTCACCGCCGCGCACCGCGCGCTGCGCGCCACCTACCCGGACGCCATCGCCGCCAGCATCCACGGCATGGACGCGGGCGATGGCCCCGAGGCCGCCGTGGTGAGCGACGGCACCAGCGTGCTGCGCCCGGACGCGCTCTCCAACCGCCTGCGTGATGCGCTCAACGCCCACCTGACGGGCACCCGGAAGGCCTTCTCCTGCAACTCGGCGGAGGACGAGGGCAAGCACCGCACGCTGTGCGGCACCAGCAACGTGCAGGGCCGCATCGACAACGGCGCCGCGGACGCGTGCTACGCGGAGGCCACCACCGCGTCGGGCCGCTTCGTCCACCTGGAGCAGTCCTCCACGCTGCGCGGCACCGGCGCGTCGTCCAGGGCCGTCATGCAGGCGCTCGCGGACACCGTGCCCTGCACGCTCGGGGGCACCGGCCTGGGCTGCCCCGCGGTGGTCGCGCAGGACTGTCCGTAAGATGACTCCGCACCCCGGGCCGCCTCCGCGCGACCTGGGGCCGTGACGCGCCACGCAAGCCGCGTCCACACGGGAGGTCGAGCCCGGCTTCTCTTCGCGTGAAGCCGGGGGCTGATCCAGGCTGAAGGTCGGAGACCACTGTCCTTGGTTGGGCATTCAGTGACACTGAAGGCTCGGATCATCGGTTGGACAGCGGACGCTTCTTACCCGGTGAGAGGCCCGACCCTGGTCGCAGAGGAGTGTCTCCCTAGATTCGAGCAGC
This genomic interval carries:
- a CDS encoding protease pro-enzyme activation domain-containing protein is translated as MKRGVILTGVLLLAGWLSGCRDSDRLASVGKPRPPGPAPVEGAPTLPDSDTARPPPGSPPPEPEVVEPPPDPEAEVLDPTPIPTTDGVPAPLPGVYTDKGEAPETDLIRGLVSFPIRDERALEQRIADIYKPGGSGFRKYMTQSEWMAKHAPREKDVTLVTDWLKTQGMQVPFVATNRLLVQFVGTVGQFNKAFGVKLRILERKSPQGGNDPHDVYGLTETLKAPTFVQQRIHALVALDLPAETGAMPGEFGQPSTDKPDPVSKGLTPQQVARAYNVDSLYAQGHQGQGTKLGVVIGAGFRWKDVRAFWKMWGIEREDPKVIQTMEPPVTRYREGTLDVEWAAAMAPKADVLVYMGPDARNTSMLFTFNEAIGRGEVSVITTSFAHREDSEPRAVHEQYSASGMMAAALGITVTAASGDSAGVDTPGSSPYVTAVGGTQLKMNGMTVTGEKAWYYSGSGISRSFTTPEWQKGLVPLPAKRAVVDVALNADTGYWYTWLGVTSPNTGTSFASPIFAGLVAVVNGARSEEAKPPVGWLNSQLYTLPTVQKTFRDITEGYTDKQYEAGPGWDIPTGWGAPDAEGLLRTLP